The DNA window GCACGTATCCGACGCCCCGCAGGGTGTGGATGAGGCGGGGGCTCCGGTTGTCGATCTTGCGGCGGAGCACGGACACGTACGACTCGACGATGCCCACCTCGCCGCGGAAGTCGTAGTCCCAGACGTGGTCGAGGATCTGCGGCTTGGACAGGACGCGGCCGGCGTTCGTCATGAAGTAGCGCAGCAGCTTGAACTCGGTCGGCGACAGCGGCACGGCGGCGCCTCCGCGCCACACCTCGTGGCTCTCCTCGTCCAGCTCGATGTCGGCGAACGTCAGCCGCGGCGGCGCGGCCGGCTGGTCGCCGCTGGTACGGCGGAGCACCGCGTGGATGCGCGCGATGACCTCCTCCAGGCTGAACGGCTTGGTCACGTAGTCGTCGCCGCCGATGGTGAGGCCGCGGATCTTGTCCTCGGTCTCGTCACGGGCGGTCAGGAACACCACCGGCGTGTGCACCCCGCCGCCGCGCAGCCGCCTGACGATCTCGAAACCGTCCAGGTCGGGCAGCATGACGTCGAGCACGACGAGATCGGGGCGGTGGCGTTGCACGGCGGCGACGGCGTCGACGCCGCTCTTCGCCGTGGTCACGTCGAATCCCGCGAACCTGAGGCTCGCGGCGAGGAGTTCGAGGATGTTGGGGTCGTCCTCGACGATCAGCAGGCGTGATTCCATCATGACAAGGATGCCCTTATCGGACGAGTGCTGGGACAATTCCGGCTACATGCTTGGCGATCGCCAGGCTGGACGTGGCCGCGGGCGACGGGGCGTTGCGCACCAGGACCACGTTGTCGTGCACGTCCACGACGAAGTCGTCCACCAGCCGCCCGTCCCTGGCGACGGCCTGGGCGCGGACGCCTCCGGGCGCGCGGACCAGGTCGGCGGCGGTCAGCTCGGGGACGTAGCGGCGGGCGGCCCGGACGAAGGCTCCCTTGACGAGGCTGCCGTGCACTTCCTTGATCCCGGTGCGCCAGTGCTGCCGGGCGAGGCGGAGGGTGCCGGGCCAGCCCAGAATTTGCCGGATATTTCCGAACTTGCGCCAGTTGTAGCCCTCGTACGCCAGCGCCAGCACCGCGTTCGGCCCCACCAGCACCTCGCCGCCGATCGTACGGGTCAGGTGCACCCCCAGGAACGGATAGCGCGGATCGGGCACCGGATAGATCAGCCCGCGCACGAGCTCCTTCGCCGCACTATGGAGCGCGTAGTACTCACCACGGAACGGGACGATCCGCACCTCCCCCGGCCGCCCGGCCATCGCGGCCACGGCGTCCGTGCCGAGCCCGCCGCAGACCACCAGGCGGTCGAAGGTGAAGATCCGGCGGGCGGCCAGCACCTGCACGCCGCCCGCGCGCTCACGGATGGCCCGTACGGGGTGCGCGAGACGTACGGACCCGCCCAGCTCCTCCACGTCCCTTGCGAGGCGGCGGGCGACGGCGGGGAAGTCGCAGATGGCGGTGTGCGGGGAGTGCACCGCGCCGACGCCCACCGCGTGCGCCTCGACCTCGCGCAGCCCCAGGGCGTCCAGCTCGGCGATGCCGGGGACGCCGTTCGCGCGCGCCCGCTCCGCCAGCGCGGCGAGGCCCGCCCGCTCGGCGTGGGTGCTCGCCACGACGAGCTTGCCCACCTCCTCGTACGGCAGCCCGTGCCGCGCGCAGTAGTCCTTGAGCAGCGCCACGCCCTCCCGGCACAGCCGGGCCTTGAGCGAGCCGGGCGGGTAGTAGATGCCCGCGTGGACGACGCCGCTGTTGTGCCCGGTCTGGTGGGCGGCGACGCCGTCCTCCTTCTCCAGCACCGTCACCTCGGCGCCCCGGGCGGCGGCCAGCTCGCGCGCCACCGCCAGCCCGACAATCCCTGCGCCCACGATCCCGATTCTCTCCGTCACATGACCGATTTTCCCGGCTTACCGCCCGTCCCCGCCATATCAGGACGAATCGAACATGAGTACGATGCACGTATGTACGTCCCGCCGGAGTGGCCCGCCGAGGTGCGCCCGCCCAGCGTCCCCGACTGGGAGACCTCGGCCGTGGCCTGGCTGCTCGACGCGGTCCCGCCCGACTACCGCGCCTACGAGGTGCTGCGCCGCCACCCCGTGGCCCTCGCCAGCATGGCCAGGCACCACGTGAGCTCCGCCGTCGAGGCCGCCCGCGCGGGCTACCGCGCCGCCGCCGTCGACCTCAAGGCACACCTGCCGCCGCACGCCGTCGAGGCGGTGCTCGACGTCTACCGGCAGGAGGGCCCGCGCCTGGTGCGGCTGTCGCGCTCGATCGAGGTGGTGGAGCGGGCGCTGCGCGGCGACATGTTCACCGCGACCATGCGCGGCGGCGGCCGGTGACGCCCGGTCAGGCGGTGCGGCGGGCGATGAAGGTGATCACGCCGATGGCCGTCGCCGCCGCCGCGAGCCAGATGAGCACGTCCTTCAGCGACAGCCCGCCGTCCGCCGGGCCGTCCGCCTGCGCGTCCAGGCTGCTCTCGGCCTTCGCCGGGCTGGGCGTGGGCGTGGGGGTGGCGCTCGGCGAGGCGGCGGCGACCGCGCGGGCGGGCAGCGGCACCCGGTAGAGCGGGCTCCTCACCCCCTCGCTGCCGGTGAGCAGGGCCGTGCCGTCCGCCGTGAACGCGATCGACTCCGCCTGCTCCAGCTGCGGCATCGCCACCCTGGCGATCGTCTCGCCGGAGGGCTTGTAGAGGGTGGCGGAGAAGTAGGTGCGTACGACGTAAGAGGACCCATCGGGCGCGTACGCGGCGTCGGTCGCCATGATCGGCGCGGAGCCCACCTTGCGCAACACGTTCGTCCGGTCGGTGCGCAGCGTCTTCGGCGCGGCGTAGACCGAGCCGGCGAACTCCTTGGACACCACGTAGAGCCGCCCGGTCCTCGGGTTGACCATGATGCCCTCGGCGTTGCGCGCGCCGTCGGCGTAGCGGAACCGGTAGCGGACGGCGGGCAGCGTGGCGTCGCCGAGCCGCTGCGGCTCCATCACCTTGTAGATCGACACGTCGGGCCAGGCGCCGTCGAGGTTGTCGCCGATGTCGGCGAACCAGAGCACGCCGCGCCCGGTGCGCGGGTCCTTGCTCGCGGCCATCGCCTCCCAGTCGCGCGCCTCCGCGCCGCGCAGCCGGTAGGTCGCCTTCGTGCGCCCCTGGCCGTCCACGGCGTAGAACGTCGGCGCGGCGGCGCTGTCGTTGTGGGTGTAGTAGACGCCGGGGTGGGTGGGAGAGACGGCGAGCCCGCTCGACTCGGTGATCCGCGGGTCCTTGAAGGTGAAGAGTTTCTCCGCCCCCTCGTCGTCGTCGGCCGCCGCCGCATGGGCGGGCACGGCGGCCAGGCAGTAGGCCGCGAACACGGCCGCGAGCATCCGGATCATGACGTCCCCCACGCCGCCATCATGCCCCACCGGCGCGCCGGAAAGCGTCTGGCCTGGAGTGCGCTCCAGGTCTTTAGGGTTGAACCCATGGACTATGTCAACCTCGGACGCAGTGGCCTTCAGGTCAGCCCCCTCTGCCTCGGCACCATGAACTTCGGCCCGCAGACTTCGGAGGAAGACTCCTTCGCGATCATGGATCGCGCCCTGGAGCTGGGCATCAACTTCTTCGACACCGCCAACGTCTACGGCTGGAAGCTGGGCGAGGGCATCACGGAGAACATCATCGGCCGATGGTTCGCGCAGGGCGGCGGGCGGCGCGAGAAGACCGTCATCGCGACCAAGCTCTACGGCGGGATGAGCGAGTGGCCCAACGACAGCAAGCTGTCGGCGCTCAACATCCGCCGGGCCTGCGACGCCTCGCTGAAGCGCATGCAGACCGACTACATCGACATCTACCAGGCGCACCACATCGACAGGAACACCCCGTTCGAGGAGTTCTGGGAGGCGATGGAGGTCCTGCGCCGGCAGGGCAAGATCCTCTACGTCGGCTCCTCGAACTTCGCCGGCTGGCACATCGCGAAGGCCCAGGAGACCGCCGCCCGGCGCAACTTCCTCGGCCTGGTCA is part of the Nonomuraea coxensis DSM 45129 genome and encodes:
- a CDS encoding response regulator transcription factor, which translates into the protein MMESRLLIVEDDPNILELLAASLRFAGFDVTTAKSGVDAVAAVQRHRPDLVVLDVMLPDLDGFEIVRRLRGGGVHTPVVFLTARDETEDKIRGLTIGGDDYVTKPFSLEEVIARIHAVLRRTSGDQPAAPPRLTFADIELDEESHEVWRGGAAVPLSPTEFKLLRYFMTNAGRVLSKPQILDHVWDYDFRGEVGIVESYVSVLRRKIDNRSPRLIHTLRGVGYVLRLPPSS
- a CDS encoding aldo/keto reductase, which translates into the protein MDYVNLGRSGLQVSPLCLGTMNFGPQTSEEDSFAIMDRALELGINFFDTANVYGWKLGEGITENIIGRWFAQGGGRREKTVIATKLYGGMSEWPNDSKLSALNIRRACDASLKRMQTDYIDIYQAHHIDRNTPFEEFWEAMEVLRRQGKILYVGSSNFAGWHIAKAQETAARRNFLGLVSEQSHYNLLTRAVELEVLPACEDYGLGVIPWSPLAGGLLGGVLRKIDKGRSASEQIVKQLEKHRDKIEAYEKLCDELGEDPAHVGLAWLLRQRAVTAPIIGPRTLEQLEGSMRTLEIELDDAVLARLDEIFPGHKTAPEDYAW
- the lhgO gene encoding L-2-hydroxyglutarate oxidase; its protein translation is MGAGIVGLAVARELAAARGAEVTVLEKEDGVAAHQTGHNSGVVHAGIYYPPGSLKARLCREGVALLKDYCARHGLPYEEVGKLVVASTHAERAGLAALAERARANGVPGIAELDALGLREVEAHAVGVGAVHSPHTAICDFPAVARRLARDVEELGGSVRLAHPVRAIRERAGGVQVLAARRIFTFDRLVVCGGLGTDAVAAMAGRPGEVRIVPFRGEYYALHSAAKELVRGLIYPVPDPRYPFLGVHLTRTIGGEVLVGPNAVLALAYEGYNWRKFGNIRQILGWPGTLRLARQHWRTGIKEVHGSLVKGAFVRAARRYVPELTAADLVRAPGGVRAQAVARDGRLVDDFVVDVHDNVVLVRNAPSPAATSSLAIAKHVAGIVPALVR